AACCATTGCTTAATATAGGGGTGAAAGATAAGGAGGGCCTTACCGTCTTTGACCACCAACCCACTCGCTGTGATGTGACCCTGATTTGTGGAGCGTGAGTAAGGATTTCTTGAGGAGAGAACCTGATCACAGACAGACTTAAACGATGAGTGAACTGCTGCCAGAGAGATGAGATCAAGCATGTTGACTAATAAAAACTGAAATCATATTAAAAGAATCAGCTACTGCAAAGCTGATCATTGAGTAGGAATCCTCCTACTTAAGGAGATCTACCATAGCCACTTCATCAATCACTGGAACACCTAGCTCTTCAGCTTTAGTGAGTTTGCTGCCAGCATCTGCTCCAGCAACTACGTAGTCGGTTTTCTTGGAGACTGAGCCAGCGACTTTAGCGCCTGCTTTTTCAAGCAGGTCCTTGGCTTGATCTCTTGTCATGGTTGGGAATGTACCTGTGAGCACAAAGGTTTTTCCAGCTACGGCTGCGCTGATGACTTTTTCTTCTACAGAGAGCTGCATGCCTGAGGCCAGGAGTTGCTCAATCACTTCGCGGTTATGAGCTTCTTCCATAAAGCTAGTGATAGAGTTGGCTACTACGGGGCCAACGTCTTTAACCGTCAGTAAGTCTTCGAGACTGGCATCCATCAGGGCATGCATGGATTGATAGTGATTAGCCAAGTCTTTGGCAGTGGTCTCGCCCACATGACGAATACCCAATGCAAAGATGAATCTCGCCAGCGTCGTGTTTCTGGATTGATTGATTGCAGCGATGAGGTTATCAGCCGACTTCTCGCCCATGCGCTCTAGGTTGGCGATTGCAGTAAAGCCGAGACGATAGAGATCAGCCGGAGTTCTGACTAGATTGTGATCAACTAATTGATCAACAATCTTCTCGCCCAGACCTTCAATATCCAATGCTCTTCTGTGGGCAAAATGGATTAATGCTTGCTTGCGCTGTGCACCGCAAAATAAGCCGCCACTACAACGAGCTACAGCCTCGTCTGCCAATCGCTCGATATGTGAATCACATACCGGACAATTCTTTGGCATTACGAATTCTGTGGCACCTACTGGTCGACGTTCTTTGACTACCGAAACCACTTCCGGAATAACATCCCCTGCTCTTCGCACTGAAACGGTATCGCCAATACGCACATCTTTGCGCTTTACTTCATCTTCATTGTGGAGAGTAGCGTTAGTGACGGTAACACCGCCAACCTCTACAGGAGAAAGTCTTGCAACTGGAGTGATGGCGCCCGTGCGACCTACCTGCACATCGATGCCCAAAACAGTAGTCAAAGCCTCTTGTGCTGGAAATTTATGGGCTAAAGCAAAGCGCGGGGCTCTAGATACAAAGCCCAGCTTAGCCTGCTCCGCAAAAGAGTTGACCTTATAGACGACGCCATCGATGTCATAAGGAAGTTCGTCACGTTTGGCACCAACCTCGTTATAAAAGGCCAATATCTCTTCTACGGATTTGAGAACGCGGCGCTCTGAACAAACTGGTAAGCCGAGTTTTACGTAAGCATTGAGTAATTCTTCGTGTGTTTTTGGTAGCCAAGATTGGGGCTCTAGTGCACCGAGTCCATAAGCAAAGAACGATAGCGGTCTTTTGGCGGTGATCTTAGAATCTAATTGACGCAAACTACCCGCTGCTGCATTACGAGGGTTGGCGAACTCCTTCTCACCTTGGGCAGCTGCTTGCTCATTCATTTTCTGGAAGTCTTTGAGATACATAAAGACTTCACCGCGTACTTCTAATACTTTTGGAATATTGTCCCCAGAGAGCTTCAGCGGAATAGCCCGAATCGTTTTGATGTTGGCAGTGACATCTTCACCGCTAGCACCATCACCACGAGTGGCTGCTCTTACTAAGGAGCCATGCTCATAGCGTAGTGAGATCGCTAGACCATCAAATTTCAGCTCACCCGCATAATCCACCTGGTCAATATGGAGACCCTCACGGCAGCGGCGGTCAAAAGCAATCAGCTCAGCATCCTCAAAAGCATTATTCAAAGAAAGCATCGGCACTGCATGGGTAACGGAGTCAAACTCTTTTAAAGCTGCACCACCCACTCTTTGCGAGAGTGAGTCTGAAGTAATCCATTCTGGATGACTTACCTCTATCTCAATGAGCTCTCGATATAGACGGTCGTACTCACTATCCGGAACTATGGGGTTATCCAGAACATAGTAAGCATGCTCTAGGCGTGCTAACTCGGTCTGCAAGAATGCGTAGCGATCCGCTAAATTTGTCGGACTAGAGGACGACAAAGCGATTCCTTAGCTAAAGAGTCTGCTAGCAGTAGAAGAGCCAGCTGGAACGCCGCCCTTCTCAAGATTGGCATACAAGACATCGAGGTGCTGACGAATGCTAATCACCGCAGCTTCAGTTAGATTAATGCCGTTGTCATCCACCAAGCGACCGTGGGCTGCTTGGGCAATCTCAATACCTTCGCCGAGCATGCGCTCAAAAGCGCGCTCTTCTTGCGATACCAAAGGCACTTCAAGCAATAAAGTTGCTTGTTTAACGGGCGCATTGGGATCGATTTCTGCACTAGTAAAGATGAGTGTGCCGTTGCTATAGAACTCATAGGCACGACCATTGCGAGAAAGTCTAAAACCGCGTTTGCGCATCAAGGCATCAAAGTTGGCACCTGGGGTCGCCTCATCGAATAGAACATTGATACTCAACTGAATATCGCTCTCAGCAGCCATGGTGTCGAGCTCTTTAGCACTCTCTAACATCGTATTGACGCTAGGCATATCTATCTGAGAACCCAAGGTCTCTGCAAGCGCTTGAGCACGTGAACAGAAATCAGATAACTCTAGGACACCAATTGGGCCACGGCGACTCGCCAGTTGAATTGCTAGCTGTAACTCTGAGTAAGACGCATCTGGGCGTAAAGCTTCCCAGTCTTCAGCGGCGTCAACATCAGCATTTAAACCTTCACACATCCAGCGGGCTGTTGAAGTTGCAGGAAGGTCATTCCAGGTATTGATTTCTTCTAAGATTTCAGCGCCATTAATACCCTCATCAAAACGGAGGGTGATAACGCAATCAATGCGAGGGTCGATTGAAAAACTCTCTGGGATGGAAGGCGTAGAAAAACTGGCATCACCAAATGTGGGCTCAGCACGCTCTTCTGAATCGGCGAAGCCTTGTCCAAAAGAAGGCTCTCTTGGGAGTTGATCCACTACAGAATATTCACTGGCAGCTTTGGCCTTGCGGCGTGCACGGGCGTACTTGAGATTAAGGATGGCTACTGAAATCAGAATCAATAGACCTATCACAGCCAAAGCGAACTGCAAGTCAGACAAACCTAACATTGTCATGAATTGCTCTAGATCCACTTAAGCTGCCTCCACCATAGATACTGCAGATGAAATATCCACCGCAACAATACGAGATACACCCTGCTCTTGCATCGTGACACCAATCAACTGATGAGCGATTTCCATAGTAATCTTGTTATGCGAGATGAACACAAATTGAGTCTTATTAGACATTTTGGCAACCATCTGCGCATAACGCAAGGTGTTCGCATCATCCAACGGCGCATCCACCTCATCGAGTAAGCAGAACGGTGCTGGATTGAGGAGGAATAAAGAGAAGACGAGGGCAATTGCGGTTAAGGCCTTTTCACCACCAGACAGCAAGTAGATAGAACTATTTTTCTTGCCTGGAGGCTGAGCCATCACTTGAACGCCAGCATCGAGAATCTCTTCGCCAGTCATCACCAACTCCGCATGACCACCGCCGAATAACTCTGGGAACAGTTTTCCGAAATGGGTGTTGACCTGATCAAAGGTGCCTTGTAAGAGGTCACGAGTTTCCGCATCAATCTTGGCAATCGCATCCGTCAAAGTCTGCATCGCTTCGTTCAAGTCAGCAGATTGTGCATCCAAGAACTGCTTGCGTTCACGTGAGCTTGAAAGCTCATCTAAAGCGGCCATATTCACTGGGCCCAAAGACTGAATCTCATTACCAAGGCGAGTTACCTCGCTTTGTAAAACACCCACCTTCAGGTCAGGGCTAAAGCTGGCTTCTAATGCAGTTAGGTCCGCTTCGGCATCTGAAAGTAAAGTTGCAAACTGTTCAAAGTTCAAACGGGCAGCCTGTTCACGCAACTGCAGATCGACCACTTTGTCACGCATTGGCTGAAGGCTACGCTCAATCTGCATGCGCACTTCATCCGCTTCACGCAATTGATGCAATAAGGCATCTTGTTCGGTACGGGCATTGGCCAATGCAGCTTCACGAGCGCTACGAGCTAGCAAGAGACCTTGCAATTTATCTTGCGCCTCTTCATCGCTCAGTGTTTCAAGTTCTTGCTCAGAGGTAGCCTGCTTATCCTGAATCTCCATGATTTGCACGCGCGCAGTACTTTGATCGCGTTGCAAGTCAGCAATACGTTGCTGTAATGAGCGAGTGGCAAATGCCGCTTCTTGAGCAGACATCTCAGATGAACGTAACGCCTCACGAAGACGATCACGCTCTTGGGTAGCCAGCTCAAGTTTTTCTTGAGCGATGGCGAGATTTTCTTGCAAGCCTTGCTTAGATTCTTCTGACTGAGCAAGCTCTTCTGCTGATTGCTCTTGCGTTTGAATCAATTGCTCCATTTGCTGGCGCAATTCACTCAACTCACCCTGAATCTGTTCGGCACGTTGGCTGTACTTTTCTTCGGCTTGAGTTAATTGCATTCTTTCCACTTCAAAGCCGTGTACTTCTTGTACAGCTTGCTCCGCAGCAATACGGGTTTGCTCAGCAGCTTGATGGGCAGCCTGATAATTTGCGGTGCATTGATCCAGCTCACCTTGTAGCTCACTCTGAATTAACTTCTGTGCACGCAACTGCTTCTCGAGACCTTCCATCTCTTGAGCACGCGCCAACATGCCAGCCTGCTCGGAGTCTGCTGCATACAACTGCACGCCAACGCGACTTACCAAATGGCCTTGTTGGGTTACGAAAGCGCCACCAGCAGGTAATTTCTCGCGGCGATGCAATGCATCTTCCAGACTATTGGCAATATAAATATTGTCTAACCACTCCTGCAATACAGCAGCGACACGCGGTGCGCCTGCGCTCTGAACGCGAGTTAACAGCGGAATGAAATCTGCTGGCACAGAAGTGTGAGCAGGAGAAATATCTTCTGTTAACAAAATCGCTAAACGACTTGGCGGAGCATCATTTGCTAAGGCTAAAGTTTCCTGAACACTCTTTGCCGTAACAGCGGCTAAGCGCTCGCGCAGCACTGACTCCAAAGCGGCTTCCCAACCACTCTCCACTTTGAGTTCTTGCCATAAACGCTTACTCTCTTTTAAGCCCTTGCTCTCAAGCCATGGGCCAATCTTGCCTTGAGCCTGTACGCTTGCTTGCAATGCTGTCAGCGCAGTGAGTTTCGCTTCAGTTTGAGCTAACTCTTGATTGGCTGATTGAATCTGTTGTTGCGCAGTATTACGAGCCTCATCCGCAGCGGGAACACGTTGTTGTGCCTCCCCTGCTTTTTGTCTTGCCTCATCTACTTTGCGTTGCGCCATAGCATGACGATCAATTGCCATTTGCAATGCTTCAGCATCAGGCCTGCGCATACCTGCAAGTTCAGCCTCCAGACGCGTATCGCGTCCTTTAAGCTCTTCTACTTGAGTTGTAATAGCTCTTACGCGCTCACCCAAACTGGCTAAGCGTTGATCAATCGTAGCTAAGTTCTCACGAGCATCATTGAGTTCGCGGGAGTGAATTTGATATGCCTCTTCGCGAGCCGGCATTTGCTCCTGCAAGCCAGATAAATCCGCAATCAATGTTTGCTCTTTTTCTGCAGCTAAACTGAGCTCTTGCTCAGCAGTACGTTGTGCTTGAGCGGCATCGGTTTCTTGAACAGTCCAACGTTGTAGTTGAGCTTGTAAATCTTGGGATTGCTGTTGTAGACGCTGACGCGCTTCTTGCACGTAACGAATCTGTGACTCGACCTGGCTAACGTCGGCATTGGTTTGATACAGATCGCCTTGAGCCTGAGAAACCTTATCTTGCAAAGCATACTGTTCAGTACGCATAGTCTCTAGTTCAGTTTCAGCATGACGCATTTTTGCGGTCTGCTCTTCGAGACTTACTTGAGTGTCACGAATACCGTTGGCATGGCGCTCTTGCTCTTTGCCTGCTTCGGTCTGACGTACAAACCAGAGCAACTGCTGCTGAGACTTCATCTCAGCAGATAACTCAGCATGACGCTCAGCTACGGTTGCTTGCTTCTCTAAGCGGGTGAGCTGTTGATCGAGCTCACGCAAAATGTCTTCTACGCGAACTAAGTTTTCTTTTGTATCTTCAAGACGGGAAGCCGTTTCTTTGCGACGCTCTTTATATTTAGATACGCCTGCGGCCTCTTCCAAGAAAACACGCAACTCTTCTGGCTTGGCTTCCAAGATGCGATTGATCGTGCCCTGCCCGATGATCGCGTAGCCTCTTGGACCCATACCGGTACCCAAGAAAATATCTTGAATGTCTTTACGGCGTACAACTTGATTGTTGACGTAATAACTAGAATTGCCATCACGCGTCAGAACACGTTTAATACCTAGTTCTGTAAAAGCACTCCACTGACCCTGAGCGCGTCCTTCTGAATTATCAAAAATCAGTTCGACACTGGCGCGGCCGGAAGGCTTACGCAAACCAGAACCATTAAAAATAACGTCCTGCATGGATTCACCGCGCAATTCACTAGCGCGAGATTCACCCAAAACCCAGCGTACCGCGTCAATAATGTTCGACTTTCCGCAGCCGTTAGGGCCCACAACACCGATCAATTGACCTGGCATTTCGAAGTGGGTTGGGTCGACGAAGGACTTAAAGCCGGAAAGTTTGATGGATTTCAGTTGCACGGCGTACTTTGCAGGGAAAAATGGGGTTCAAATAAGGGAGTAAAAATTATTACTAAAGTGGGAAGATGATAGCAAGCTTAGGGCTCCCCACACGGGTTTTTGCCCCACCGATATAATGATTAATCTACATCCAGGGACAAAAGCCCTTAACAATCTGATAGTTAACTGAAAAGCATGAGCCAATCACCACAAAGCATCATCGAACAAGCCTGGGAAAACCGCGCAAACCTGTCTCCTGAGGCCGTTTCTGGGGAAATCCGCAACGCCGTGAACGCCGTACTTGAAGGTCTCAACACGGGCAGCATTCGCGTAGCTGAGCGCCGTAGTGTCGGCAAATGGGAAGTCAACCAGTGGGTAAAAAAGGCAGTTTTACTGTCTTTCCGCCTGGAGGACAACAAACCTATGGGTGCTGGTGGCTACACCCAGTTCTATGACAAGGTGCCGAGCAAATTCGAGAACTACACCGCTGAAGACTTCGCCAATGGCGGTTTTCGCGTAGTTCCCCCTGCAATGGCTCGCCGTGGCTCATTTATTGGCAAAAATGCCGTTTTAATGCCTTCTTACGTCAATATTGGCGCTTATGTAGGCGAAGGCACCATGGTTGATACCTGGGCGACTGTAGGCTCATGTGCCCAAATCGGTAAAAACGTACACCTCTCCGGTGGCGTCGGTATTGGTGGAGTTTTAGAGCCAATCCAAGCTGGCCCAGTGATTATTGAAGATAACTGCTTTATTGGCGCCCGTTCTGAGGTCGTTGAAGGGGTGGTTATTGAAGAAAACGCCGTTCTCTCTATGGGCGTATACATTGGTCAAAGCACTAAGATCTACGACCGCGAAACCGGTGAAATTCATTACGGCCGTGTGCCAGCCGGTTCTGTTGTGGTGCCAGGCTCCCTTCCTTCCGCTTGCGGCAAGTACAGCCTGTACGCAGCAATCATCGTGAAAAAGGTCGATGCTCAAACTAGAGCAAAGACTGCAATTAACGAACTCTTGCGCGATTAAGCTAAATCTATGAGCGCTACCCTTGAGTTAACTGAAGCCCTCATCTCCTGCCGCTCGGTAACCCCAGCGGACGGGGGCTGTCAGGAGCTCATCGCCAAACGGCTTCAAGCGCTTGGCTTTCATACCGAGAGCGTCATCAGCGGCCCCGAGAGTTTTCAGGTCACCAATCTATGGGCAATCAAAAAAGGTACGGCAGGCGATCAGGGTGAAGTCTTGATGTTTGCTGGTCACACTGACGTTGTCCCAACTGGACCACTAGAAAAATGGACTAATGATCCATTCACCCCAACAATTCGGGATGGCATGCTGTACGGTCGTGGCGCCGCAGATATGAAAACCTCTCTTGCCGCATTCGTTGTTGCTACAGAAGAATTTGTAATCACCCACCCCGATCACAAAGGTTCGATTGCCTTTTTGATTACCAGTGATGAAGAAGGTCCAGCCAACGATGGCACCGTCATCATGTGTGAGCGCTTGCAAAAACAGGGACAGCGTTTAGATTACTGCGTCATTGGTGAACCAACCTCAGTCGACCAATTAGGCGACATGATTAAGAATGGTCGCCGTGGATCACTCTCAGGCAAGCTACGAGTCAAGGGTATTCAGGCTCATATCGCCTACCCTCATCTTGGCAAGAATCCGATTCATATTTCAGCGCCAGCGATTCAAGCGCTTGTTGAAACTGAGTGGGATAAAGGCAATCAATATTTCCAACCTACTAGCTTTCAGATTTCCAATATTCATGCAGGTACTGGCGCGAATAATGTGATTCCTGGAGAGCTGGCGGTGGATTTCAACTTCCGTTTCTCTACCGAGAGCAAACCAGAAGAGCTGCGTAGTCGCCTAGAGTCAATCCTCAGCGCTGCAGGTCTTGAGTTTGAAATTGATTGGGTATTAGGCGGTAGCCCTTTCATTACTGGTGATGGCGCTCTAGCTGGTGCCTTACGCAAAGCGATCAAAGCGGAAACCAAAATTGATACTGAGCTATCCACCACTGGCGGCACGAGTGATGGCCGCTTCATTGCTAAGATCTGCAAAGAGGTTGTGGAGTTTGGCCCACTCAATGCAACAAGTCACAAAATTGATGAGTGCGTGAATGTGGATGATGTTGTGCCTCTCAAAAATATTTTCCGCAAGACTCTAGAGCAACTCGTTGCTTAAGACTGTTTAGCTAATTACCTCCCATACAAATTTCTCATGGACCCTGCGCCCCAGCAATCTCTGACGCTTGATGAATGCATTGATCAAGTTGCAAAACGACTAGAGGCGGCAGATTTATATTACGGACATGGTGCGGTTGATGCTGGGAGTGAGGCTCTGTGGATTGTCAGCAAACAGTTAGATCTCAGCCCCACTGAAGCACTGGATCATTTAGAGCAAGTCATGACTGCCGAGCAAATTGCTAAGGCTTTAAAAGTTACTGAAACTCGCATCTCTACACGTAAGCCATTGGCATATATTTTGGGTGAAGCCTGGTTAATGGGCGTACCGTTTTATTCCAGTGAGCAAAGTATTGTTCCTCGCTCCTGGATAGCCGAGCTCATTGCAGATGGCTCCTTAGAGCCTTGGCTACCAGCCGATGGTAAAGCACTTGACCTTTGCACTGGCAATGGCTCTTTAGCCATTTTGCTAGCCTTAGCTTGCCCCGATATTCATGTAAGTGCTTGTGATATCAGTTTGCCTGCATTAGCAGTAGCATCTCGCAACCTCGATCGGCATGGCCTTACTTCGCAAGTGGAACTTTTTGAAGGGGATCTCTGGGATGCGCTACCAGAACCCCATGAAGATAATCGTTTTGATCTCATCATTTGTAACCCACCTTACGTCAACGCCAATTCCATGAATGCCCTGCCCGCTGAATATCATGCGGAGCCTGCTCTCGCATTAGCAGGTGGCGATGACGGCATGGATCTGATCCGAAAAATTATTGCCGGAGCCCCTGATTACCTATCTGAACGTGGGGCCATTCTGATTGAGATTGGCAACGAGTATGAGCACTTTAAAAAAGCGTTTCCGCAGATCCCAGTAATTTGGATGGAAGTATCTGCAGGCGACGAGCAAGTATTACTCATTCAAGCAGAAGACTTGCGCTAAATTTTTGCTGTCTTAACTTAGCTCTGCTGCTGCTGAGATAGCTTGATCAATACGCTCTACCGGTATCACCCTTAATCCCGGAATCTTTGTCTTAGGCATATTAGCCTTTGGAATAATGGCCACAGTAAAACCGAGCTTTGCCGCTTCTTTTAAGCGCTCCTGACCTCGAGGGCATGGACGAATCTCTCCAGCCAAACCCACCTCACCAAATACGATTAATTCTTTAGGCAAAGCCTTATTTCGGATCGAGGATTGAATTGCTAGCAGCACCGCCAAGTCGGCCGCTGGTTCGGAAATCTTCACACCGCCTACTGCATTTAAGAAGACATCCTGATCAAAGCAGGCGACACCTGCGTGACGATGCAATACCGCTAATAGCATTGCTAAGCGCGCCTGCTCTAAGCCAACCGCAAGACGGCGCGGATTAGGAATATGCGCCGTATCTACTAGTGCCTGAATCTCCACCAAGAGTGGGCGACTACCTTCTTGCGTAACCAATACACAGGCGCCCGGCACCATCTCCGCATGCTGGGATAGGAAAATAGCTGAAGGATTAGCAACGCCACGCAGACCTTTTTCAGTCATGGCAAATACACCTAACTCATTAACAGCGCCAAAACGGTTTTTAATTGAGCGCACTAATCTAAACGAAGAATGGGTATCGCCCTCAAAATACAGAACCGTATCCACAATGTGCTCCAGCACACGAGGTCCAGCTAAGTGACCATCTTTAGTGACATGACCCACCATCAGAACGCAGATACCGCTGGATTTAGCAGCTCTAGTTAATTGCGCAGCGCACTCTCGCACTTGTGCCACAGAGCCTGGAGCAGAGCTCAACACTTCTGAATACAAGGTCTGAATCGAATCAACTACCAAGACCTGCGGCTTCACCGTATCCATGATGGATAAGAGTTTTTCTAACTGAATCTCAGCCAGCACTTCTAATTGAGGAGCATCCAATGCAATCCGTTTTGCTCGTAATGCGATTTGCGCAGCAGATTCTTCGCCGCTACTGTAGAGAACATTCATGCCTGCAGCACTCATCTCTGCCAGCGCTTGTAGCAATAAAGTAGATTTACCAATGCCCGGATCACCGCCCAAGAGTACAACCCCGCCAGGAACCAGTCCGCCACCTAGCACGCGATCAAATTCTTCTACGCCAGTACTAAAACGCGGGAGATCTTCCGCACTAATAGCAGAGAGCTTTTGACGTGGGAGAGACTGCGCTAGACCTTGAAAGCGAGTATTCGAACTTACTTCAGGCAAGCCCTCCTCTAGCGTATTCCACGCCTGGCATGAAGGGCACTGCCCTTGCCATTTAGCAGAGCTGCCACCGCATGACTGACAGATATAGATTGTTTTAATCTTGGCCAAAGTATTACCTAGTAATTAATGAGTGGGTGCAGCAGTAATAATCAATTAATCGAGCTGTGTGCCCGCTTTATTCTCTTGAGCACGCTTAGGCGCATCTTTACGGCGTTGCTCAACATCTGCTGCACGAGCAGCTGCTGCTTTTTGCTTCTCTTCAAAATCCTTCTGATTAGCTGAGCGCTCAGCAGCTTTTTCAGCAGAGGCACGTTCAGCAATCTTTGCGGCATCACGCTGGTCTTTTATGCTTGCACGCAACTTCCGCTGCACCTCATGCAATTCCACTTCCTGTGCACGAATTGGATCAATCTCTTTGCGGTACTCTGCACGAGAATCTTTCAGGCAGCTGTTTACCCAGTACTTTTGATAGCACTCAGAGTTAGTTTTCTCCCAACGGTATTTAGCCCAATCGCGTTGCAACTCCAGCTCACGTTCAATTTTGTCGAGCTGCTCAAGCTGAGCCTCTTCAGCGGGGGTAGCAAGAGCCAGATTACTGAAGATGCAAACCAGTAGAAAAGCACCTAACGCAGCTAAGGAACGCAAAGAACTTGGCTTTCTCAAATCTCAACCTTTGCGCCGAGCTCGACCAAACGATTAGCAGGAATCTTAAAGAAGTCAGATTGGCGACCAGCATTTTGGTACATCCAACAGAACAGGCGTTCACGCCACATCGCCATACCCGGAATTGCTGATGGAACGATCGTATCGCGCGATAAAAAGAATGAGGTGTTCATTAAATCAAACTTCATGCCGAAGGTCTTCTCAATCACATCAATAATGGAACCCATGTCTGGGGTTTCTTTGAAGCCATAGATAGCGCGTACCACATGGATATTGCCGCCAAGATCTTTCATGGTAATGCGCTCTTCATCGCTGACATAGGGCACATCCCAAATACTGACCTTCAAAAAGAAGACTCTCTCATGTAGAACATGGTTATGTTTGAGGTTATGCAAGAAAGAAACTGGCAGGTAATCAACGTGCGCCGTGAGGAACACAGCGGTACCATCAACCCGATGCGGAGGGTGCTTGAGCAATGATTCAATGAAACTGCCAAGTTGAATGCCCTCTTCCATTGCACGCTGACGCAAAATCTGACGACCCCTGAACCAAGTGATCAGACAGGTGAAGCACAATAAGCCAAGAGCCAATGGATACCAACCACCGTCTTTAATTTTAATTAAATTGGCGGTCCAGAAGGCAAGATCAACAACGAAAAAGGCGATTGTTACCAGGCTCACCAAAATGATATTCATCTTCCATTCGCGGAACATGACTACAGCCAGCAGAATGGTTGTAATCAACATGGTTGATGTCACCGAGATACCGTATGCCGCCGCCAGATTCATCGATCCCTTAAAAGAAATGACGGTTGCAACCACCATGAAAAGCAAAGCCCAGTTCACAATCGGAATGTAAATCTGTCCTTGCTCAGAATCGGATGTGTGTAAGATATTCATGCGAGGCATAAAACCTAGCAAGATTGCCTGGCTAACCAAAGAATAAGCGCCAGAGATAACGGCCTGTGAAGCAATCACAGTAGCGGCCGTAGCCAAACCTACTGTTGGCCATAAAGCCCAGTCCGGCACCATTAAATAGAATGGGTTTTTAATCGCCTCTGGGTTGGATAGAACTAGAGCACCTTGGCCCAAATAATTAATTAATAGGCTAGGCAAAACCACGATCAACCAGGCATAGCGCACTGGGGTTCGTCCAAAGTGACCCATATCCAAGTACAAAGCTTCAACACCAGTAACAACCAATACAACTGCACCCATCACGATGTAAGCAGTTGTGGGATGACTAATGATGAAATTCACGGCATACCAAGGATTAAATGCTGAAATGATTTGTGGCGCATCACCAATATTGATCACGCCCAATACGGCCAGAGTTAAAAACCATGCCAGGGTGACAGGTCCAAATAGTTTACCGACGGCAGCTGTACCGTATTTCTGTATCAGAAATAGAGCAACCAAAATCACCAATGAAATGGGGATAATGAATTTATGTAATGCAGGGGCCGCAATCTCAATACCCTCTACTGCAGACAAAACCGAAATAGCTGGCGTAATCACAGACTCGCCGAGCAACATACATGCACCGAACATGCCGATGATCATGAAGAAGAAATAACTCTTAGATTTACTATCGAAGGAACGTAAGGCGAGGGCCATTAATGAGAGAACGCCACCCTCTCCTTTATTGTCTGCTCGCATGACGAACAAGACATACTTCACAGTCACCACCAAAATGAGAGCCCAGATCATCATTGAGATCACACCAAAAAGCGCTTCCGGTGTGAATGCGATTCCGTGCTCCGGATCAAAACATTCTTTCAGCGCATACAGTGGGCTGGTACCAATGTCACCAAAAACCACGCCAATTGCCGCAAGCATCA
The window above is part of the beta proteobacterium CB genome. Proteins encoded here:
- a CDS encoding Chromosome segregation protein SMC; protein product: MQLKSIKLSGFKSFVDPTHFEMPGQLIGVVGPNGCGKSNIIDAVRWVLGESRASELRGESMQDVIFNGSGLRKPSGRASVELIFDNSEGRAQGQWSAFTELGIKRVLTRDGNSSYYVNNQVVRRKDIQDIFLGTGMGPRGYAIIGQGTINRILEAKPEELRVFLEEAAGVSKYKERRKETASRLEDTKENLVRVEDILRELDQQLTRLEKQATVAERHAELSAEMKSQQQLLWFVRQTEAGKEQERHANGIRDTQVSLEEQTAKMRHAETELETMRTEQYALQDKVSQAQGDLYQTNADVSQVESQIRYVQEARQRLQQQSQDLQAQLQRWTVQETDAAQAQRTAEQELSLAAEKEQTLIADLSGLQEQMPAREEAYQIHSRELNDARENLATIDQRLASLGERVRAITTQVEELKGRDTRLEAELAGMRRPDAEALQMAIDRHAMAQRKVDEARQKAGEAQQRVPAADEARNTAQQQIQSANQELAQTEAKLTALTALQASVQAQGKIGPWLESKGLKESKRLWQELKVESGWEAALESVLRERLAAVTAKSVQETLALANDAPPSRLAILLTEDISPAHTSVPADFIPLLTRVQSAGAPRVAAVLQEWLDNIYIANSLEDALHRREKLPAGGAFVTQQGHLVSRVGVQLYAADSEQAGMLARAQEMEGLEKQLRAQKLIQSELQGELDQCTANYQAAHQAAEQTRIAAEQAVQEVHGFEVERMQLTQAEEKYSQRAEQIQGELSELRQQMEQLIQTQEQSAEELAQSEESKQGLQENLAIAQEKLELATQERDRLREALRSSEMSAQEAAFATRSLQQRIADLQRDQSTARVQIMEIQDKQATSEQELETLSDEEAQDKLQGLLLARSAREAALANARTEQDALLHQLREADEVRMQIERSLQPMRDKVVDLQLREQAARLNFEQFATLLSDAEADLTALEASFSPDLKVGVLQSEVTRLGNEIQSLGPVNMAALDELSSSRERKQFLDAQSADLNEAMQTLTDAIAKIDAETRDLLQGTFDQVNTHFGKLFPELFGGGHAELVMTGEEILDAGVQVMAQPPGKKNSSIYLLSGGEKALTAIALVFSLFLLNPAPFCLLDEVDAPLDDANTLRYAQMVAKMSNKTQFVFISHNKITMEIAHQLIGVTMQEQGVSRIVAVDISSAVSMVEAA
- a CDS encoding DNA ligase, NAD-dependent, with amino-acid sequence MQTELARLEHAYYVLDNPIVPDSEYDRLYRELIEIEVSHPEWITSDSLSQRVGGAALKEFDSVTHAVPMLSLNNAFEDAELIAFDRRCREGLHIDQVDYAGELKFDGLAISLRYEHGSLVRAATRGDGASGEDVTANIKTIRAIPLKLSGDNIPKVLEVRGEVFMYLKDFQKMNEQAAAQGEKEFANPRNAAAGSLRQLDSKITAKRPLSFFAYGLGALEPQSWLPKTHEELLNAYVKLGLPVCSERRVLKSVEEILAFYNEVGAKRDELPYDIDGVVYKVNSFAEQAKLGFVSRAPRFALAHKFPAQEALTTVLGIDVQVGRTGAITPVARLSPVEVGGVTVTNATLHNEDEVKRKDVRIGDTVSVRRAGDVIPEVVSVVKERRPVGATEFVMPKNCPVCDSHIERLADEAVARCSGGLFCGAQRKQALIHFAHRRALDIEGLGEKIVDQLVDHNLVRTPADLYRLGFTAIANLERMGEKSADNLIAAINQSRNTTLARFIFALGIRHVGETTAKDLANHYQSMHALMDASLEDLLTVKDVGPVVANSITSFMEEAHNREVIEQLLASGMQLSVEEKVISAAVAGKTFVLTGTFPTMTRDQAKDLLEKAGAKVAGSVSKKTDYVVAGADAGSKLTKAEELGVPVIDEVAMVDLLK
- a CDS encoding ZipA FtsZ-binding region, with translation MDLEQFMTMLGLSDLQFALAVIGLLILISVAILNLKYARARRKAKAASEYSVVDQLPREPSFGQGFADSEERAEPTFGDASFSTPSIPESFSIDPRIDCVITLRFDEGINGAEILEEINTWNDLPATSTARWMCEGLNADVDAAEDWEALRPDASYSELQLAIQLASRRGPIGVLELSDFCSRAQALAETLGSQIDMPSVNTMLESAKELDTMAAESDIQLSINVLFDEATPGANFDALMRKRGFRLSRNGRAYEFYSNGTLIFTSAEIDPNAPVKQATLLLEVPLVSQEERAFERMLGEGIEIAQAAHGRLVDDNGINLTEAAVISIRQHLDVLYANLEKGGVPAGSSTASRLFS